From a single Desulfuribacillus stibiiarsenatis genomic region:
- a CDS encoding transcriptional regulator, with the protein MEQVVQMEINNIPEAFTLPLRLSLISCLVRGQKTFNEIKLITKATDGNISVQLSKLQKWGYVESEKKIIDKKMQTVYSLTSFGRDELEEYVVLLETIIRDSSLTVD; encoded by the coding sequence GTGGAGCAGGTTGTTCAAATGGAAATCAATAATATTCCTGAAGCATTTACGCTACCGTTAAGGTTAAGTTTAATAAGTTGTTTAGTTAGAGGACAAAAGACATTCAATGAAATAAAGCTCATCACGAAAGCTACTGATGGAAATATAAGTGTACAATTATCAAAACTGCAGAAATGGGGATATGTAGAATCAGAAAAAAAGATTATTGATAAAAAAATGCAAACCGTATATTCTCTTACATCATTTGGCAGGGATGAATTAGAGGAATATGTTGTATTGCTGGAGACTATTATTCGTGATTCTTCATTAACTGTTGATTGA
- a CDS encoding YaaC family protein, translating to MHISRDILHYIDAEYIGLPEAIWENKNGLSRSRWPLGFNNEYVIEDVNRRIFFRSKIHKDINLPEISVHFILMFILGMLCRYESECWGEILLSSSTSDMFIINDYLNISMRRYPNLILNQLFDELFVFIK from the coding sequence ATCCATATAAGTAGAGATATATTACATTATATTGATGCGGAATACATAGGCCTTCCAGAAGCAATTTGGGAAAATAAAAATGGTCTTTCTCGTTCTCGATGGCCCTTGGGCTTTAATAATGAATACGTTATAGAGGATGTAAATCGAAGAATCTTCTTCCGATCAAAGATACATAAAGATATTAATCTTCCTGAGATTAGCGTTCATTTTATACTCATGTTTATATTAGGGATGCTCTGTCGTTATGAATCCGAGTGCTGGGGGGAGATTTTACTCTCATCCTCAACAAGTGATATGTTTATCATTAACGATTATTTGAATATTTCAATGAGAAGGTATCCGAATTTAATTTTGAATCAGTTGTTTGATGAGTTGTTTGTGTTTATTAAATAA
- a CDS encoding RNA polymerase sigma factor: MDISLSLIKECKAHNAQAFDQLLHRYESQLYRLCYGYTRDREETLDILQEVYIKIFRSIHTFNEDMPFYPWVKRIAINTCINYYRSRNKYQEVSLDAKIDEQQEFINKIIDTTNIEETACANDTQEIISRSIKSLPEAYRIPIVLRYTEDMSYEQIAKALNQPLGTVKSNISRGRSLLRKFLDEHKLLEV; the protein is encoded by the coding sequence ATGGATATATCGCTATCATTGATTAAGGAATGTAAGGCCCACAATGCACAAGCCTTTGATCAATTGTTACATAGATATGAATCCCAATTGTATCGGCTTTGTTATGGATACACTCGAGACCGTGAAGAAACTTTAGATATTCTTCAAGAAGTATATATTAAAATCTTTCGCTCCATCCATACCTTTAATGAGGATATGCCATTCTACCCTTGGGTCAAAAGAATTGCTATAAATACCTGTATAAATTACTATCGCTCACGTAATAAATATCAGGAGGTATCTCTTGATGCGAAAATAGATGAACAACAGGAATTCATTAACAAAATTATAGATACCACTAATATTGAGGAAACTGCGTGTGCCAATGATACACAGGAGATTATTAGCAGAAGTATTAAGAGTTTGCCAGAAGCTTATAGAATTCCAATTGTCTTACGATATACGGAGGATATGAGCTACGAGCAAATTGCGAAGGCATTAAATCAACCGTTGGGTACGGTAAAAAGTAATATTTCAAGAGGTAGAAGCTTGTTAAGAAAGTTTTTAGATGAACATAAGCTGTTGGAGGTGTAA
- a CDS encoding zf-HC2 domain-containing protein, protein MDYYCIGVQEQLSAYIDKKVSNIEKTLINNHLKTCPDCRYVLNQLKLVDWNLRNEDEIEIPAIELEMLRKSTIDAEMSTPEKNSITKTNTNQSNRTTHTFNGNKNKNKKQNTMQKTTFATVYEIQQRNIRKATMFTEFIPGLNKSGQLVQYTGKKIKDSIFSRISKSIGG, encoded by the coding sequence ATGGATTATTACTGTATTGGAGTTCAAGAACAACTCAGCGCATATATAGACAAAAAGGTTAGCAATATTGAAAAAACTTTAATTAATAATCATCTGAAAACCTGCCCAGATTGCCGATATGTTCTTAACCAACTAAAGCTGGTCGATTGGAATTTGCGCAATGAAGATGAGATAGAAATCCCTGCAATAGAGTTAGAAATGCTTAGAAAGTCTACCATTGATGCTGAGATGAGTACTCCCGAAAAAAATAGCATTACCAAGACGAATACAAATCAATCAAATCGTACAACACACACGTTCAATGGTAATAAAAATAAGAATAAGAAACAAAATACTATGCAAAAAACTACATTCGCTACAGTATACGAAATTCAACAACGAAACATAAGAAAAGCTACTATGTTCACTGAATTTATACCTGGACTGAACAAGAGCGGACAACTCGTCCAATATACAGGGAAAAAAATAAAGGATTCAATCTTCTCGAGAATATCGAAAAGTATAGGGGGTTAG